In Pseudomonas saudiphocaensis, one DNA window encodes the following:
- the ccoP gene encoding cytochrome-c oxidase, cbb3-type subunit III, with protein sequence MSTFWSGYIALLTLGTIVALFWLIFATRKGESASTTDKTMGHSFDGIEEYDNPLPKWWFMLFIGTLLFGIAYLILYPGLGNWKGVLPGYEGGWTQEKEWQREVDQAEAKFGPIFAKYSAMSVAEVAQDERALKIGARLYANYCAICHGSDAKGSNGFPNLADNDWRWGGEPETIKASILHGRIAAMPAWGQVIGDEGVKNVAAYVRNGLAGLPLPEGNEADLGKGSEIYTQTCSVCHGANGEGMAALGAPQLTNPGAWIYGSSLPQLQQTIRHGRNGQMPAQEQYLGNDKVHVLAAYVYSLSQAPEQLAKK encoded by the coding sequence ATGAGCACTTTCTGGAGTGGATACATCGCCCTGCTGACGCTGGGCACCATCGTCGCTCTGTTCTGGCTGATCTTCGCAACCCGCAAGGGCGAATCGGCCAGTACTACCGACAAGACCATGGGTCATTCCTTCGACGGCATTGAGGAGTACGACAACCCGCTGCCCAAATGGTGGTTCATGCTGTTTATCGGCACGCTGCTGTTCGGCATCGCTTACCTGATCCTGTATCCCGGCCTGGGCAACTGGAAAGGTGTCCTGCCGGGCTATGAAGGCGGCTGGACCCAGGAGAAGGAATGGCAGCGCGAAGTGGACCAGGCGGAAGCCAAATTCGGTCCGATCTTTGCCAAGTATTCGGCCATGAGCGTTGCCGAAGTTGCTCAGGACGAGCGTGCACTGAAGATTGGCGCCCGCCTGTACGCCAACTATTGCGCCATCTGCCACGGCTCGGACGCCAAGGGGTCCAATGGCTTCCCGAACCTGGCCGATAACGATTGGCGCTGGGGCGGCGAGCCGGAAACGATCAAGGCGAGCATCCTCCACGGTCGTATTGCAGCGATGCCGGCCTGGGGCCAGGTGATTGGCGATGAGGGCGTGAAGAACGTTGCCGCTTACGTGCGTAACGGGCTGGCCGGCCTGCCACTGCCGGAAGGCAACGAGGCCGATCTGGGCAAAGGCTCCGAGATCTACACGCAAACCTGTTCCGTCTGCCACGGTGCCAACGGTGAAGGCATGGCCGCACTCGGTGCACCACAGCTGACCAACCCTGGCGCCTGGATCTACGGTTCGAGCCTGCCACAGCTGCAGCAGACCATTCGCCACGGCCGCAACGGCCAGATGCCGGCGCAAGAACAGTATCTGGGCAACGACAAGGTGCATGTGCTGGCAGCTTACGTCTACAGCCTGTCGCAAGCGCCAGAGCAACTGGCGAAGAAGTGA